The window CGGCTCGGCGGCCGGTTCTGCACCGGATGCGTCGGCGCGCTACGCCAAAGCCGCAATCAGTAGCCGTAGTAGCGGTAGTAGTCGTAGTCGTCGTCGCGATGGTGACGACGCTGCTTGTAGCGACGCTCGCCGCGATCGTTGTCGCGGTTGCGCGAGTTGCGATCGAGGTTGCCGCCGACTGCCGCGCCGAGGAGGCCGCCCGAGCGGCCCCCCATCGCTTGACCCGCCACGGTGCCGGCGCCGCCCCCGAGCGCGCCGCCGATGATCGCGCCTGTCTGCTCGTCACGCTCCGCCGTTACCGCACCGCCGGCGCCGCCGCCTGTCGCGCCGCCGATCACCGCGCCGGTGCGGCCGCCGAGCGCGTCGCCGACCGCCGCGCCGGCGACCCCGCCGAGCGTGCCGCCAATCGCATTGTTCAAAGCGTCAGCCGCTGCCGGCAGTGCAGTCGCGCCGGCGAGCGCGACGACGAGGGTAGGGACGATCTTCTTCCACATGCCCGGGTTCTTCCATGTTCGCAATCTGTTGTCGAGGGTTGGTTATGGCAGGGCGCCTGAATCGATCCGCGTCGATTCGAGCCGTGTGCTGGGTGCTGGGTGTTGGACACGTACATTTCACTTTGCTTTCGGCGAAAAATAGCCCCGGCCCCGGCGCTGGCTTCTTCATTGTCATAACAAGACAAGATGTTTGCGCGTCGGGAAGGCAGGGATTGCGCGGAACCAGAACGTTGCCGCCCGGCGAATTTTCCTCGCGAAGTGATTGCACGTCGCGTGTGAATAATGGTCTGATTTGGGTGTCGAGCAGCTTCCTGCGAGGCTCGAATTGATTTGAAATTTCCACCAAGCGACACATGCGCTCAATACTTCCTTCTCCCGGCACCGTACTCTTGCTGATTGACCTGCAGCGAGCGATTGACCATCCGAGCTGGGGAGAGAGAAACAATCCTGATGCGGAGAAGCAAGTTCGCCGATTGCTTGTCCATTGGCGCAGCCAAGGTTGGCCGGTATGGCATGTCCGGCACGACTCCACGCACCCGGAGTCTCAGTACCGGCCGGGCCAGCCAGGACACGAATTCAAACCGGAGGTCGCTCCGGTGGCCGGCGAACCCGTCATTCCGAAACAGACGAACAGTGCGTTCATCGGGACCGACCTGGAAGACCGGCTTCGGGGCGGCGGCCACGATGCGCTGGTCGTGGCCGGCGTCATTACGAACAATTCGGTCGAGGCGACCGTTCGCATGGCCGGCAATCTCGGCTTCCGCACCTGGCTTGTGGCCGACGGCTGCTTCACGTTCGCCCGGCCCGACTGGTACGGCACGCCCCGCAGCGCCGAAGATGTTCACGCCATGTCGCTGGCCAACCTGGATTCCGAATACTGCACCGTCGTTACCGCGGATGCGCTATTGGGCATTTCCAGCAAAGGCAGTGCGGCCGGTGCGCAGCGCCGTTCCGATGGCGTCGGCGCCGAACTGCCGGAAAGATGAAAGCGCGTCGCCCACATCCGCCAGAGGCACAACTTTCTCAAGATATCGCATTAAAAAAGCCATTCTCTTTTG of the Burkholderia ubonensis subsp. mesacidophila genome contains:
- a CDS encoding glycine zipper domain-containing protein, with the protein product MWKKIVPTLVVALAGATALPAAADALNNAIGGTLGGVAGAAVGDALGGRTGAVIGGATGGGAGGAVTAERDEQTGAIIGGALGGGAGTVAGQAMGGRSGGLLGAAVGGNLDRNSRNRDNDRGERRYKQRRHHRDDDYDYYRYYGY
- a CDS encoding cysteine hydrolase family protein, with translation MLIDLQRAIDHPSWGERNNPDAEKQVRRLLVHWRSQGWPVWHVRHDSTHPESQYRPGQPGHEFKPEVAPVAGEPVIPKQTNSAFIGTDLEDRLRGGGHDALVVAGVITNNSVEATVRMAGNLGFRTWLVADGCFTFARPDWYGTPRSAEDVHAMSLANLDSEYCTVVTADALLGISSKGSAAGAQRRSDGVGAELPER